A window of Nodularia sp. LEGE 06071 contains these coding sequences:
- a CDS encoding SirB1 family protein, which translates to MHFSSARLYFYQEIQQPDEHIDLAKAALYIAQEEYPDLDIAEYLNALDTMAGEVKEFLPASPYPLRIIQTLNQYLYADLGFAGNQTDYYDPCNSFLNDVIDRRMGIPITLALVYMEIARRIDFPMVGVGMPGHFLIRPDIPDMEIFVDAFNRGEVMFAEDCENQLSQMFQQPVSLRPEFLASVSNRQFLARMLTNLKYIYLKQQNLAKTLAAVERILRLFPGMILEVRDRGLLYYQLGQYPEAADDLQSYLTKVPDAEDAVVIRRLLAEMGNQ; encoded by the coding sequence ATGCATTTCTCGTCAGCACGATTATATTTTTACCAGGAAATTCAACAGCCTGACGAGCATATTGATCTGGCGAAGGCAGCTTTGTATATTGCCCAGGAAGAATATCCTGACCTTGATATTGCGGAATACCTCAATGCCCTTGATACAATGGCTGGTGAGGTGAAAGAATTCTTGCCCGCTTCACCATATCCTCTGCGAATTATCCAAACTCTCAATCAATATCTCTACGCTGATTTGGGATTTGCTGGAAATCAAACAGACTACTATGATCCTTGCAATAGCTTTTTAAATGATGTAATTGACCGCCGCATGGGGATTCCGATTACTTTGGCGCTGGTTTATATGGAAATTGCCCGCCGGATTGATTTTCCTATGGTGGGTGTCGGAATGCCAGGACATTTCCTGATTCGCCCTGATATTCCAGATATGGAAATTTTTGTCGATGCGTTTAATCGTGGTGAGGTGATGTTTGCAGAAGATTGTGAAAACCAATTATCTCAAATGTTTCAGCAACCCGTGAGTTTACGACCTGAGTTTTTAGCCTCGGTAAGTAATCGGCAATTTTTGGCGCGAATGCTGACTAATTTGAAATATATTTATCTTAAACAACAAAATTTAGCCAAGACTTTGGCGGCGGTGGAACGAATTTTGCGGCTGTTTCCTGGGATGATTTTAGAAGTGCGCGATCGCGGTTTGCTTTACTATCAACTGGGACAATACCCCGAAGCTGCTGACGACTTGCAATCTTATCTGACGAAGGTTCCTGACGCTGAGGATGCAGTGGTAATTCGGCGGTTACTGGCTGAGATGGGAAACCAATGA
- a CDS encoding SRPBCC family protein: protein MSQAFEQSIQINATASVVESCITDLTLMHRWLNPALCCEPVGAWSTEVGSQSLFVIQIPLLKPTLKSVVVERQPGLVVWEFQGFFQGRDRWECQPIAQGTLLVNRFEFDIPNPIVSWGFNNFAMSWTQKDMQAQLLRLKGVAESYNFGF from the coding sequence ATGTCCCAAGCTTTTGAACAATCAATTCAAATTAATGCCACAGCTTCAGTGGTGGAAAGCTGCATTACCGATTTAACACTCATGCACCGTTGGCTAAATCCCGCCCTATGTTGCGAACCTGTGGGTGCATGGAGTACTGAAGTTGGCAGTCAAAGTCTGTTTGTGATTCAAATTCCTCTACTTAAACCTACCCTGAAAAGTGTGGTTGTAGAACGGCAACCGGGTTTAGTTGTTTGGGAATTTCAAGGATTTTTTCAAGGACGCGATCGCTGGGAATGTCAACCAATAGCACAAGGTACACTCCTTGTCAACCGCTTTGAGTTCGATATTCCTAACCCCATAGTCAGTTGGGGATTCAACAACTTTGCGATGTCCTGGACTCAAAAAGATATGCAAGCTCAACTGCTTCGCCTCAAAGGAGTTGCAGAGTCATACAATTTTGGATTTTAG